In a genomic window of [Empedobacter] haloabium:
- a CDS encoding APC family permease — MKNNKIREIILGKALDPMASETRHSMALVAFLAWVGLGADGLSSSAYGPEETFKALGTHTHLGLYMAIATAVTVFIIALAYNQVIELFPTGGGGYRVATKLVGPYLGLISGCALILDYVLTIAISIASGVDALASFLPLWFQPYKLWAEAFFIAVLIVMNLRGLKEAIQILLPIFVGFVLTHLVLIVYGIAAHASYLPDLVPGTLDETYTLAGSIGWSGVAAMLLLAYSQGGGTYTGLEAVSNNVNLLAEPRVRTGKVTMIYMALSLAVTAAGIILLYLLWDASPIHGETLNATTFRSIIENANPGGGVANQIMLAIVLAFEAGLLFVAANTGFLGGPSVLSNMAADSWVPHKFRYLSTRLVTQNGILVMGLAALAILFWTGGSVTLLVVLYSISVFLTFAISLFGLCLYWARNRKKGTHWLRRLLLSALGFIICAGILVVLLVERFAQGGWATALIIGAIATLCIFIRNHYRETKQAIHSVDEVFATQPFGPNREPIEPDPQAQTAVFIVGTSRGGGLHALLWVQRMFPNHFKNFLFVNARTVDAHAYGGEGAMDKMRAEAAETLEYFVDFCHSHGMAASSYLGFGTDAVDEVTRLCEEISREFPHAIYFTSKLIFTADNWLVRMLHNQASLAVQRRLHLEGLQMVILPMKV; from the coding sequence ATGAAAAACAACAAAATCCGCGAAATCATCCTGGGCAAGGCGCTCGATCCGATGGCCAGCGAAACGCGCCACTCGATGGCCCTGGTGGCCTTCCTGGCGTGGGTGGGGCTGGGGGCGGACGGCCTGTCGTCCTCCGCCTATGGCCCGGAAGAGACGTTCAAGGCGCTGGGCACGCATACGCACCTGGGCTTGTACATGGCCATCGCCACGGCCGTCACCGTGTTCATCATCGCGCTGGCGTACAACCAGGTCATCGAGCTGTTCCCGACCGGCGGCGGCGGTTATCGCGTCGCCACCAAGCTGGTGGGACCCTACCTGGGCCTGATTTCCGGCTGCGCCCTGATCCTCGACTACGTGCTGACGATCGCCATCTCCATCGCCTCCGGCGTCGATGCGCTGGCCTCGTTCCTGCCGCTGTGGTTCCAGCCCTATAAGCTATGGGCGGAAGCGTTCTTCATCGCGGTGCTGATCGTGATGAACCTGCGCGGCCTGAAGGAGGCGATCCAGATCCTGCTGCCGATCTTCGTCGGCTTCGTGCTGACGCACCTCGTGCTGATCGTCTACGGCATCGCCGCGCATGCTTCCTATCTGCCGGACCTGGTGCCGGGCACGCTGGACGAAACCTACACCCTGGCCGGTTCCATCGGCTGGAGCGGCGTGGCCGCGATGCTGCTGCTGGCGTATTCGCAGGGCGGCGGTACCTATACTGGCCTGGAGGCCGTGTCGAACAACGTCAACCTGCTGGCAGAGCCGCGCGTGCGCACCGGCAAGGTGACGATGATCTACATGGCGCTGTCGCTGGCCGTGACGGCCGCCGGCATCATCCTGCTGTACCTGTTGTGGGACGCGTCGCCGATCCATGGCGAGACCCTGAACGCGACGACGTTCCGCAGCATCATCGAGAACGCCAACCCGGGCGGAGGTGTCGCCAACCAGATCATGCTGGCCATCGTGCTGGCGTTCGAGGCGGGCCTGCTGTTCGTGGCCGCCAACACCGGCTTCCTGGGCGGGCCGTCCGTGCTGTCGAACATGGCGGCCGACTCGTGGGTGCCGCACAAGTTCCGCTACCTGTCCACGCGCCTGGTCACGCAGAACGGCATCCTCGTCATGGGCCTGGCAGCGCTGGCGATCCTGTTCTGGACGGGCGGCAGCGTCACCTTGCTGGTCGTGCTGTATTCGATTTCCGTGTTCCTGACGTTCGCGATTTCCCTGTTCGGCCTGTGCCTGTATTGGGCGCGCAACCGCAAGAAAGGCACCCACTGGTTGCGCCGGCTGCTGCTGTCGGCGCTGGGCTTCATCATCTGCGCCGGCATCCTGGTCGTGCTGCTGGTCGAGCGCTTCGCGCAGGGCGGCTGGGCAACCGCGCTGATCATCGGCGCGATCGCCACGTTGTGCATCTTCATCCGCAACCACTATCGTGAGACCAAGCAGGCGATTCACTCGGTCGACGAGGTGTTCGCCACGCAGCCGTTCGGCCCGAACCGCGAGCCCATCGAACCGGACCCCCAGGCGCAGACGGCTGTGTTCATCGTCGGCACGTCGCGCGGCGGCGGGCTGCATGCGCTGCTGTGGGTGCAGCGGATGTTCCCGAACCACTTCAAGAACTTCCTGTTCGTCAATGCCCGCACGGTCGACGCGCACGCGTACGGCGGCGAGGGTGCGATGGACAAGATGCGCGCCGAGGCGGCCGAGACGCTGGAGTACTTCGTCGACTTCTGCCACAGCCACGGCATGGCCGCGTCGTCTTACCTGGGCTTCGGCACGGATGCGGTCGACGAGGTCACGCGGCTGTGCG